Proteins from a single region of Carassius gibelio isolate Cgi1373 ecotype wild population from Czech Republic chromosome A5, carGib1.2-hapl.c, whole genome shotgun sequence:
- the si:dkey-1k23.3 gene encoding heat shock protein 67B1, with translation MADAIQSPSRPQYCHDVSWNPLSYRWPSVIFNQHYGLPPLLHPQDLSWMEGIFRRLGTSSWPGYLRTPMFTSFTQAPGQPMSKVQREMSGGVSEEVGEMCKWKISLDVNHFAPSEITVKIQDGFLVIAGKHEERQDEHGYIARCFTRKYTLPGGVDAENLQSRLSADGILTVETPLPSIPLPADVNIPIQVEETVGGKQEDADEPQVEAEAKPESFEGEPPEPSVSSELPEGEQITEQDQQTVPDVDASSEPQPQSISESAPGTTESESEQVGEPGEEDKEGAFQEAVEGTEQDGEEVRESAYKPQAPEIPDTITSEQGEQAEVTQLPELEGEEGHADPAVTEDEQSTFGQTQEVFEPQQVLQKEMDVGKM, from the exons ATGGCGGATGCTATCCAGTCGCCATCCAGGCCTCAATATTGTCATGATGTATCTTGGAATCCCCTGAGCTACAGATGGCCTAGCGTAATCTTTAACCAACATTATGGCCTGCCTCCGTTATTGCACCCTCAAGACCTCAGCTGGATGGAAGGCATCTTCAGAAGGCTGGGGACATCATCTTGGCCCGGGTACTTGCGCACACCCATGTTCACTTCCTTTACTCAGGCCCCAGGACAGCCCATGTCTAAGGTGCAGAGGGAGATGAGTGGAGGGGTGTCAGAAGAGGTTGGTGAGATGTGCAAGTGGAAAATTAGCTTGGATGTCAATCACTTCGCTCCCTCGGAGATCACGGTCAAAATACAGGATGGATTTTTGGTAATTGCAG GAAAGCATGAGGAAAGACAAGATGAGCACGGCTACATTGCTAGATGTTTCACAAGAAAATACAC ACTTCCAGGTGGTGTGGATGCTGAAAATCTCCAGTCGCGTCTGTCCGCAGATGGGATCCTTACAGTGGAGACACCATTACCCAGCATTCCCCTCCCTGCTGATGTCAATATCCCCATCCAG GTGGAGGAAACTGTTGGAGGAAAACAAGAAGATGCTGATGAGCCTCAAGTTGAAGCAGAAGCTAAACCGGAATCATTTGAAGGAGAACCGCCTGAACCCTCAGTCTCATCTGAGCTTCCTGAGGGTGAACAGATCACCGAACAAGACCAGCAGACTGTACCAGATGTAGATGCTTCTAGTGAACCACAACCCCAGTCCATCTCAGAATCTGCACCAGGTACCACTGAGTCTGAAAGCGAGCAGGTCGGTGAACCCGGAGAGGAGGACAAAGAAGGTGCATTTCAAGAGGCGGTTGAAGGCACCGAGCAAGATGGAGAGGAAGTCCGTGAGTCTGCATACAAGCCTCAGGCTCCAGAGATTCCAGACACCATTACCTCCGAGCAAGGAGAGCAGGCAGAGGTCACGCAGCTTCCAGAACTGGAAGGTGAAGAAGGACATGCAGACCCTGCTGTGACAGAAGATGAGCAATCAACCTTCGGGCAAACCCAGGAGGTGTTCGAGCCTCAGCAGGTGCTTCAGAAGGAAATGGATGTAGGCAAAATGTAA